In the Populus trichocarpa isolate Nisqually-1 chromosome 1, P.trichocarpa_v4.1, whole genome shotgun sequence genome, one interval contains:
- the LOC18094901 gene encoding uncharacterized protein LOC18094901 has product MAKTKGSSKKQQKRGIDFKKIKRKIGRKLPPPKNTTNTEIKSKAIVLPEQSVASEKAGLAVSKKGLTLKELLQHTSHHNAKVRKDALMGMKDLFLNHPEELKLHRYAVIEKLRERMSDDEKTVRENLYQLLKLVILPGCKEDNQGPVISLMMAYIFNAMTHLAIDVRLMAFKFFDLAVEYHPPSFFSYAEKILQNYEDILRKNQFHLEDKVKLKNALAGLVRCLLLLPSSKEVNLPAKNIPEKKILQAFEPDVPTVFAEYSVIIKKLKDLVPVLVNCFQDFLPVLHDSLDAQSFDCMLNILRSIDLAVAFFIHGIQQGHPESPPLDQSFSSVLLKKLLVVFPLSPMHHLSEKDDDRYVILNIVITEIFMHLSEWICPPAVLFEKFLTFVEYVLLEKSCSNVRSNKAVREKQISTLIPFIPKLVSRVIGNWKNRLLQAFTKTFQDCSPESSVKLACLAAIEEMVISHEDLLCTDVNDSGLSDYKITWIRELPMLLILLGDRHSSSSKVVLHLLLRLGQRSLLYDDMQGLLKEFYSTDQDKGNICYGPFLRLARDSQELSICCLYYFSQLDSTLLKSIASCCLCHELDPFMLFRIIEVLHSTYKAGHIQISDFISFLITLASRFKVFPENIFPATERDKKTSNRATFKSLISVVCSCLSQMGDNSLVFAILEKVILEQISLKPPLDNSCAMLRMLVALDSKPTRLSKQSICSLSNVLSAYLIDVAHCVPEDDDESMSSIHGQTRRYYLLPSFILFDRSHKLLNLVLNVMGSSINGRSFSLLSGDRICYAKGSSSIINAIVSVLLWMQREAKVQQILYLYKEEIDHISRSICSLQSLEEIKVPIEERHIIKCAIDRLKTLTSSLYQ; this is encoded by the exons ATGGCAAAAACTAAGGGTTCTTCCAAGAAGCAGCAAAAGCGTGGAATTGACTTCAAA AAAATAAAGCGAAAGATCGGCAGGAAATTGCCACCTCCTAAGAATACTACTAACACAGAAATTAAatccaaag CAATTGTTCTTCCGGAGCAGAGTGTGGCATCAGAGAAAGCAGGTTTAGCTGTGAGCAAGAAAGGCTTGACTTTGAAAGAGCTTCTTCAACATACATCCCATCACAATGCGAAAGTCCGTAAAG ATGCCTTGATGGGCATGAAGGATTTATTCCTCAATCATCCAGAAGAGCTTAAATTGCACAGATATGCTGTTATAGAAAAATTACGTGAACGGATGAGTGATGATGAGAAAACTGTTCGAGAAAACCTATATCAACTTCTTAAGTTAGTGATTTTACCGGGCTGCAAAGAG GATAATCAAGGACCTGTCATTTCGTTAATGATGGCTTACATTTTTAATGCAATGACACATTTAGCAATTGACGTTCGACTTATggcattcaaattttttgatcTCGCTGTTGAATATCATCCTCCTTCATTTTTCTCGTATGCTGAAAAG ATACTTCAAAATTATGAAGATATTCTTCGGAAGAACCAGTTCCATTTAGAAGACAAAGTCAAGCTGAAGAATGCTCTTGCTGGTTTGGTGCGATGCTTGTTGTTGTTGCCATCTAGTAAAGAAGTTAACCTGCCTGCAAAG aATATccctgagaaaaaaatattgcaagcttttgagcctgaTGTGCCTACAGTATTTGCAG AATATTCTGTCATCATCAAGAAGCTGAAAGACCTTGTACCAGTTTTAGTCAATTGCTTCCAAGATTTTCTCCCTGTACTTCACGACTCACTAGATGCACAATCATTTGATTGCATGCTTAACATACTTCGGAGCATAGATCTTGCAGTCGCATTCTTTATCCATGGGATTCAGCAAGGTCATCCCGAATCACCACCTCTTGATCAAAGCTTCTCATCAGTATTGTTGAAGAAGTTACTAGTTGTGTTTCCCCTCAGTCCAATGCATCACCTTTCAGAAAAG GATGATGACAGATATGTTATCTTGAACATTGTAATTACAGAAATATTTATGCACTTAAGTGAATGGATCTGCCCACCTGCTGTCTTATTTGAGAAATTTCTAACATTTGTGGAGTACGTGTTGCTTGAAAAG agCTGCAGTAACGTGCGATCTAACAAAGCAGTTCGAGAAAAGCAGATATCTACACTGATTCCTTTTATCCCAAAACTTGTGTCACGGGTGATTGGAAATTGGAAGAATCGCCTTCTCCAG GCATTTACAAAGACATTCCAGGATTGCAGTCCAGAGTCTTCAGTAAAATTAGCTTGCCTTGCTGCAATTGAAGAAATGGTCATTTCT CATGAAGATCTGCTGTGCACAGATGTCAATGATTCAGGACTATCTGACTACAAGATTACTTGGATAAGAGAGCTGCCTATGTTACTCATTCTGCTAGGCGACCGGCACTCATCCTCTTCCAAG GTTGTGTTGCATCTTCTACTTCGCCTGGGGCAACGTTCATTGTTGTATGATGATATGCAAGGCTTGCTGAAAGAGTTCTACAGCACAGATCAAGACAAAG GGAACATATGTTATGGTCCTTTTTTAAGGCTAGCCAGGGATTCACAAGAACTCTCTATCTGttgtctttattatttttctcaactgGATTCAACTTTGCTGAAGTCAATTGCTTCTTGCTGCTTGT GTCATGAGTTGGATCCGTTTATGTTATTCCGGATCATAGAGGTTTTACATTCAACCTACAAAGCTGGCCATATTCAGATTTCTGACTTCATCAGCTTCTTAATCACTTTGGCTTCGCGTTTCAAAGTTTTTCCTG aaaatatttttcctgcCACGGAGAGAGATAAGAAGACCTCAAATCGTGCAACTTTTAAATCATTGATCAGTGTTGTTTGCTCATGCCTGTCGCAGATGGGTGACAATTCTCTAGTTTTTGCGATTCTAGAGAAAGTAATACTAGAGCAGATA tCATTAAAACCACCTCTGGACAATTCCTGTGCTATGCTCAGAATGCTTGTTGCACTGGATTCTAAGCCCACGAGACTTTCTAAACAAAGTATTTGCTCTTTAAGCAATGTCCTTTCAGCATATCTCATTGATGTTGCACAT TGTGTTccagaagatgatgatgagagCATGAGCTCCATCCATGGACAAACACGTCGTTATTATCTTCTGCCTAGCTTTATCCTGTTTGATAGAAGTCACAAACTTCTCAATCTTGTGTTGAACGTGATGGGGTCATCGATTAATGGAAGAAGTTTCTCACTTCTATCTGGTGATCGTATCTGTTATGCCAAGGGGAGCTCAAGTATTATAAATGCTATTGTTTCTGTTTTACTATGGATGCAAAGGGAAGCTAAGGTTCAGcaaattctttatttatataaggAAGAGATTGACCACATTTCACGAAGCATATGCTCTTTACAG